The Penaeus monodon isolate SGIC_2016 chromosome 13, NSTDA_Pmon_1, whole genome shotgun sequence genome contains a region encoding:
- the LOC119579920 gene encoding facilitated trehalose transporter Tret1-like, with amino-acid sequence MVLISLLAESPRSEGQSTAISEDITWSFSERVASACVDRVGRRPLMIATSLLGGAAEAVGALFLLADIPGSSWMPMAAVLVFVSAYGLGVGPIPWALMREMVPTPAHSLGSAICSFWFSVSSFGMSFAFPYLLEPAGLGATLLLFALADVAMALEVWAFLPETRGRSLADLQDSFKPRAGTDITLNKENRPQSC; translated from the exons ATGGTTCTAATCTCCCTACTGGCTGAGTCGCCAAGATCTGAAGGACAAAGCACTGCAATCTCTGAAGACATTACGTGGTCCTTCAGCGAAC GAGTTGCGTCCGCGTGTGTGGACCGCGTCGGGCGGCGGCCTCTCATGATCGCCACGTCTCTGTTGGGCGGCGCTGCAGAGGCAGTCGGTGCCCTGTTCCTGCTGGCGGACATTCCAGGGTCGTCCTGGATGCCCATGGCAGCCGTGCTGGTCTTCGTCTCCGCTTATGGCCTTGGCGTCGGCCCGATTCCCTGGGCGCTGATGAGGGAGATGGTCCCGACGCCTGCGCACTCTCTGGGCAGCGCCATCTGTAGCTTCTGGTTTTCAGTTTCCTCGTTTGGCATGAGCTTCGCCTTTCCTTACTTGCTGGAGCCAGCTGGTCTGGGCGCAACGCTGCTGCTCTTCGCCCTCGCCGACGTCGCCATGGCGCTGGAAGTGTGGGCCTTCCTGCCCGAGACTCGCGGCCGCTCGCTCGCCGACCTTCAGGATTCCTTCAAACCCAGGGCAGGAACCGATATCACTCTGAATAAAGAAAACAGGCCTCAATCCTGCTGA